In Deefgea piscis, the genomic window TGCGGCCAATTTGTCACTGACATGCTATTGCACAGGTTTTTTAATTGGATTAACAAAACCTTCTTGCGCCGACGCTACGGGTTCAGCGGCTTCTTCATTTTGTCCCGCTTGACGGCGAATGTCCGTTTCTGCGTCCCGATTAAGTACCACAATACTGATCCGACGATTCACAGGGTTATATACATTGCCTTTATCGAGTGGAATCACATCGCCAAAACCATTCACGCGCAATACTTTTTCAGGGTCTAAGCCACCAATAATCAACTCACGACGCGAAGAATTAGCGCGCTCTGACGATAATTCCCAATTGGTAAATCCTGCTGCGCCACCAGCAAATTGCGTGCCGTCGGTATGACCGGCCAATGAAACGGTATTGGGAACCTCATTGAGTAATTGCGCGATTTCTTGTAAAACACCATGCGCATAATCCTCTAATTCGGAACTGCCCGATTTAAACATTGGGCGATTTTGTTCATCTACAATCTGGATGCGTAAACCTTCAGCGACCATGTCTAGCTTAATTTGATTCTTATACTGACCCAAATTGGTGTTTTGTTTTATTTTATCGTCCATTAAAGCTTCAAATTTTTGCTTTAATTCACTCAATCTTTTTTTATCTTTTGCTGCTTCGTTTTGTGTTGGTGGCGCGCCTTTATTCACTTGCCCTGCTTGCTTGGTAATATCATTACCACCGCCTTGAATTAAAGAATCGGCATCGCCAGATCCAGAACCACCGGCATTTGCTATCTTTAAAGGATTGTTAAAATAATCAGAAATGCCTTTTAAATTACCTTTAGAAACCGAACCTAATAACCACATCAATAAGAAAAACGCCATCATTGCCGTTACAAAGTCGGCATAGGCAATTTTCCAAGCCCCACCATGGTGGCCGCCGCCACCTTTTTTAATTTTCTTTACAACAATGGGGCGCTGAGAGTCATCGCTCATTATTTATCAACCCTTATGGACTGCATTATTTAGATTTAGCGTTTTTGACAAATTCTTCTAATTCTTTAAACGAAGGCCGCTCGGTTGAATCTAATGCCTTACGTCCAAACTCAACCGCTACTTGCGGTGCATAGCCATTTAGACTGGCGATTAAAGTTACTTTAATGGTGAGAAAAACTTGATGACCTTCGGCCATTTTGGTTTCTAATACATTGGCTAATGGACCAACAAAACCATAGGCCAACCAAATACCCATAAAGGTGCCGACCAATGCCGCGCCAATTAATTTACCCAATTCAGACGGTGGCAAATGCAAAGACCCCATCACATGCACCACCCCCATCACCGCTGCCACAATACCAAATGCCGGCAAACCATCGCCCAATTTGGCCATCATGCCTGCAGCCACATGCGCCTCGTTATGGTGGGCTTCGATTTCAATATCCATTAAATTTTCAATTTCAAAAGCATTTAAATTGCCGCCGACCATTAAACGCAAATAGTCACAAATAAAATCTGTGACATGATGGTCATGTGCGATTTTGGGATATTTAGAGAAAATCGGACTGGCGTGTGGATCTTCAACATCGCCTTCAATGGACATCAAGCCTTCTTTGCGTACTTTGGCGAGTAATTCAAAAAGACAAGCAAATAAATCCATATAAAATGCTTTATTAAAAGGTGAGCCTTTAAAAATTGTCGGCAAAGCTTTAGTGAATAATTTCAATCCTTTCGCGCTGGAACCGGCAATCATGCCGCCAATTGCACCACCGAAAATAATAATAATTTCAGACGGCTGCCAAAACACTGCCAAATGACCACCATGCCAGACATATGCCCCTAAAATACAGACGCACATAAAAATGTAGCCAATAATGACAAACATAAGCCAGCTTCCTAGTTAGCGATCACGCAAAGAAAATTACTACATTACATCATAGAAGTTACAGCAGACCACGACAACGTTTAAAATAGCTGACGTTGCGCGTATGCAGCTCGAACAGGTGCAAACGAAGTGCGGTGCTCTGGGATGGGGCCAAATTGGGCTAGCGCCGCCAAATGTTGTGCTGTGCCATAGCCTTTGTGCTGAGCAAAACCATACTGCGGGTAGCGTAAATCTAAGGCATAAGCTTCGGCATCACGACTCACCTTGGCCAAGATTGAGGCTGCAGAAATACAAGCCTCAGTGGCATCACCTTTGATAATCGCCCTGCTAGGCATTGCCAATAGAGGCGTTCTATTGCCATCAACTAAAACTTCAGAAGGCGTAATCGATAAAGCGCCAACTGCCCGCTGCATAGCGAGCATAGTCGCTTGCAAAATATTGATTTCATCCACCTCTGCGGCAGAAGCACTGGCGATAGCCCAAGCAATCGCTTGCTCTTTAATACAAATGGCTAAGCGATCACGTTGTTTTTCTGATAGTTTTTTAGAGTCTGTCAGCCCTTCAATGGTATGGTCGCTGGGCAAAATCACTGCGCCAGCAAATACCGATCCAACGAGAGGTCCGCGCCCTGCCTCGTCAACGCCACATATCAGCATAGCTGCGCTCTTTTAGGTAACAGCTGTGCCACAGCCGCCGCTGCTCGAGCAGCTGCATCGCATTGCAACGTTTCATGCTGACTAGTAAACACTGCGGCCAAATCACTCGACAGATTTTTATCCAGCAAATAATTATTTAATGCCTGCGCCAAGTTTTCCGGCACCGCTTCATCTTGTAAAAATTCAGGAACAATAAATCGACCGGCAATAATATTAGGTAAGCTTACATAGGGCAATAAGAACTTTCTTTTGACCATTTTATACGTCAGCGGGCTAATTTTATACGCAACAACAACGGGTTTTTTTGCTAGCATTGCTTCTAATGCTGCTGTTCCAGAAGCCAATAAAATGGCATCAGATGCAATCATTGCTTCATGTGAATGACCAAACATTAAACGCCAATCTAATGCCTGCGCATTTTGTAGCCAAATTTCGCTCTCAAATATTTGCCTAGTTTCGCGAGTAATAAAAGGCACCAAAAAAACTATATCCGATTGCACTTCAGATAATCGTAATGCGGTTTTAACAAAAATAGACGCCATGACTTTCACTTCACGCTGACGGCTACCAGGCAATACTGCGATTACTTTTTTTGCGGCTCCAACATTCAATACTTCACGCATTTTAGATTGTTCATCAATCAAGGGCATTAAATCTGCCAAAGGATGACCTACATAAGTAGCGGGAATATTGGCTTGCTGATATATCGTTTTTTCAAAAGGCAAAATAAGTAACATATGCGATACCGCTTTGCCAATTGCTTTAATCCGCTCAGGACGCCAAGCCCATACCGAAGGACTCACGTAATGGACCGTTGGAATGCCTGAACGTTTTACTTTACGCGCCAATCCAATATTAAAATCAGGCGCATCAATCGTAATTAATAAATCCGGGGCTTCATTTTTAATTGCACGAACTAAACGTCGTCTTAATTTGAGCAAATTAGGCAAATGGCGCAATACCTCAACAATACCCCCAACAGATAATGTCTCCATAGGCTCAATGGTTTTAGCGCCGGCAGCCAGCATTTTTGGGCCAGCAACACCAGAAAATTGAGCAGTTGGAAAATGAAGTAGTAGTGCTTTAATTAAGGCCGCGCCCAATAAATCACCAGAAGCTTCTCCGGCAACAATTGCAATACGCGGTCCTTTCGCTGCGGTAAACAGTTGATCGTTCATAAGTATTAACGAACAATCCCACGTTTGGCTTGATCAAAGAAATTAACGAAACAGTCTAGAGCAGACTCTGTCTTTGCCATTTCACGAATTTGTACCATTGCATCGTTATACGCAACGCCATCTCGATACAAAATTTTATAAGCTTTTTTAACTGCAGAAATAGCTTCAGCGCTAAAACCACGGCGTTTTAAGCCTTCAATATTGATACTTCGAGCGCTAGCGCGATTACCTTCACACATCACAAATGGCGGCAAATCTTGCACAATAATTGAGCCGCCACCGGCCATGGCATGATCGCCAATAACACAAAATTGATGAACCGCAGTGAGTCCACCTAAAATCACAAAATCGCCAATCGAAACATGCCCCGCTAATGTCGCGTTATTGGCTAAAATGACGTTATTGCCAACAATGCAATCATGCGCAATGTGTGCATACGCCATAACCCAATTGTCGTTACCGACAATGGTATGCCCACGATCTTGCGCTGTACCCACTGAAACCGTCACATTTTGAAAAAATGTATTACGATCCCCTATCGTTAATTGGGTCGGTTCACCATTGTATTTTTTATCTTGCGGCACACAGCCAACAGAACAAAAAGAATGAAATAGATTGTTTTTACCAATCTGGGTGTGACCTTCAATCACGCAATGCGCTTCAACAACGGTACCTGCAGATAATTTAACATTTGGTCCAATAATAGAATATGGACCAATCGTGACATCATCTGCTAGTACAGCATTTGAATCGACCAGCGCAGTAGGATGAATTCTTGGCATATATTTCTTAATTATTAGGTGTAACTTCGCGCTGAGCGCACATTAAATCAGCTTCACAAGCGAGTTCATCGCCAACATAAGCTTTGGCAACATACTTCCAAATACCACGTTTGCTTGCCACAATCTCTGCTTTTAAAATCAATTGATCGCCAGGAACAACTTGACGTTTAAAACGTGCGTTATCAATACCGGCATAAAATAAAATTGTATCTTCTGATGGCGCTGGTTCAATACTTTTGAATGTCAAAATACCCGCAGCTTGTGCCAATGCTTCTAAAATCAATACACCGGGCATAACTGGATA contains:
- the fabZ gene encoding 3-hydroxyacyl-ACP dehydratase FabZ — translated: MEPIDIVGIMKHLPHRYPFLLVDRVLELEKGKSVVALKNVSMNEPFFQGHFPKYPVMPGVLILEALAQAAGILTFKSIEPAPSEDTILFYAGIDNARFKRQVVPGDQLILKAEIVASKRGIWKYVAKAYVGDELACEADLMCAQREVTPNN
- the lpxA gene encoding acyl-ACP--UDP-N-acetylglucosamine O-acyltransferase gives rise to the protein MPRIHPTALVDSNAVLADDVTIGPYSIIGPNVKLSAGTVVEAHCVIEGHTQIGKNNLFHSFCSVGCVPQDKKYNGEPTQLTIGDRNTFFQNVTVSVGTAQDRGHTIVGNDNWVMAYAHIAHDCIVGNNVILANNATLAGHVSIGDFVILGGLTAVHQFCVIGDHAMAGGGSIIVQDLPPFVMCEGNRASARSINIEGLKRRGFSAEAISAVKKAYKILYRDGVAYNDAMVQIREMAKTESALDCFVNFFDQAKRGIVR
- the rnhB gene encoding ribonuclease HII, with the translated sequence MLICGVDEAGRGPLVGSVFAGAVILPSDHTIEGLTDSKKLSEKQRDRLAICIKEQAIAWAIASASAAEVDEINILQATMLAMQRAVGALSITPSEVLVDGNRTPLLAMPSRAIIKGDATEACISAASILAKVSRDAEAYALDLRYPQYGFAQHKGYGTAQHLAALAQFGPIPEHRTSFAPVRAAYAQRQLF
- the motB gene encoding flagellar motor protein MotB; protein product: MSDDSQRPIVVKKIKKGGGGHHGGAWKIAYADFVTAMMAFFLLMWLLGSVSKGNLKGISDYFNNPLKIANAGGSGSGDADSLIQGGGNDITKQAGQVNKGAPPTQNEAAKDKKRLSELKQKFEALMDDKIKQNTNLGQYKNQIKLDMVAEGLRIQIVDEQNRPMFKSGSSELEDYAHGVLQEIAQLLNEVPNTVSLAGHTDGTQFAGGAAGFTNWELSSERANSSRRELIIGGLDPEKVLRVNGFGDVIPLDKGNVYNPVNRRISIVVLNRDAETDIRRQAGQNEEAAEPVASAQEGFVNPIKKPVQ
- the lpxB gene encoding lipid-A-disaccharide synthase — encoded protein: MNDQLFTAAKGPRIAIVAGEASGDLLGAALIKALLLHFPTAQFSGVAGPKMLAAGAKTIEPMETLSVGGIVEVLRHLPNLLKLRRRLVRAIKNEAPDLLITIDAPDFNIGLARKVKRSGIPTVHYVSPSVWAWRPERIKAIGKAVSHMLLILPFEKTIYQQANIPATYVGHPLADLMPLIDEQSKMREVLNVGAAKKVIAVLPGSRQREVKVMASIFVKTALRLSEVQSDIVFLVPFITRETRQIFESEIWLQNAQALDWRLMFGHSHEAMIASDAILLASGTAALEAMLAKKPVVVAYKISPLTYKMVKRKFLLPYVSLPNIIAGRFIVPEFLQDEAVPENLAQALNNYLLDKNLSSDLAAVFTSQHETLQCDAAARAAAAVAQLLPKRAQLC
- the motA gene encoding flagellar motor stator protein MotA, with protein sequence MFVIIGYIFMCVCILGAYVWHGGHLAVFWQPSEIIIIFGGAIGGMIAGSSAKGLKLFTKALPTIFKGSPFNKAFYMDLFACLFELLAKVRKEGLMSIEGDVEDPHASPIFSKYPKIAHDHHVTDFICDYLRLMVGGNLNAFEIENLMDIEIEAHHNEAHVAAGMMAKLGDGLPAFGIVAAVMGVVHVMGSLHLPPSELGKLIGAALVGTFMGIWLAYGFVGPLANVLETKMAEGHQVFLTIKVTLIASLNGYAPQVAVEFGRKALDSTERPSFKELEEFVKNAKSK